TTTCGTAATGTTTTCTACTCATCTAGTTTGGgatattttattttctagtttACTTTGTTCTCTCATGATGAAACTATCTCGTTGTGAACTCGCTGTTGCTTTCATACATGCCTTGAAAGAATGATTCACAATTGTTACCTACCACACATGATGGGATTACATGTTAGACCTCTGTCGGCGGTTAAGGAATCTGATTCCCATGCACTCAAAATAGTATCCAAAGTATATAGATATCTCATGATATATTTAGGTGGAGTGTCATCTCAAATGCAACATCTAAACCACTTACGATTCGAGCTTACATATGACGCACACATCAATAATCATCACTGTCTCATTTCTTTCATTGGTTTTGAGGTGGATGCTTAAGAACGAATTGGCACAAGTATTACAATAGTGGGCCTCATATTGGGCAGGCCAGAACATCACAGAACAAAGGCATGTCGTTGGGCAGAAATAGGCAAGCACGGGCTATGACAAATGGGAAAGTCTTGGATAGCCGAAAGACTTTAGTCTGATATCCGGCCCATTCCTTTAACAAGAAGTTATAATTTATCCGGCCCACCTGCTGTTACCGTTGTCATCTGATTAAGGAGAGCTATAATTTATTCCAAGATCAAAAGTTTCATAAAACCATTCTACATCTGACAAATGAATAGGGGTTATTTGCCTCTCCCCATAATATCAGTGCTTCTACGGTTCTACCCGTATCCTAGTCATTCTGAACAAACTCAATGAATATGAGCGGATTTCGCCATTAAAGCAGAAAGATGTTCCGCGAGAGTTGGTGTAGAGCTTTCCTCTCCGATACTTAAGCAGGCACATTTTGACAATATCTCCTACAAATGATCCCCAATTGTAAATATGAAACAGATAATTAGTTCAGGAACTTTATGCGCCGAttgaaatataaaaataaaaataaaaataaatttaaaaaggtACTTTGAACTAATGATGAGGACAGTAAACAATGCTCAATTTTGAACATGAGTGATGAAAAAATTCATCACGGAAACTGAAATAAAATTTATCAATCTGATAGAATCAAGCTCAGCAGCATCAATTGCAGATCATTGAGTGGTAAATTTTTGGATCGAGGTTCAGCATATTATCTGAGTAAACAAGAGACAGATACTAACACATTGTGCAACAACCATTTGGTTAAATAAGCAAGCAGCTCTTTAGTTATCTGTTTCAGGTGATCGCTGCTTGAGCAAAAGGGTCAGTGACACCTTTCCTTTTATCAGTTATTATGGTTTTTGGGGCCTTTATATAGGTTGTTAAGCTTAAATGGCAACAAATGAGACATCAATGCAAATCCAAATAGTAAATTATATAAGCAATAAGCCAGCTACAAGAATATAGCATAGTTCCTTAACTGCAAATCATAGCAACTAGTGGCAATGAAATTCTAGGAGGTTTTTTCACACCTGATAATCCAGTTGACTGGAGTTCTGAGACTGTAGCTTTTCAACCAATTTAAGTGCGTTCATATCCAGCAACTGGCATTGCAAAACCTGCATTAGGAATTAGAATAAGCACAAGATGGCAACAATTCTATAACCACAACTGAATATCATAAGTTCATAACCATGAACCCTGTCCTGTTAGTTCCCTGTGATGCTTTCACTCTATACCACTATTTATAGTATGCCAAAATCCAAATAGTAAAATGAAGTAGCTGCTCTAGGGGTTTCAATTATGGAGTCCAACACAGAATTAACACACACTAGAAAGCAAAAGGGGGTACCTGTATTAATTTTTTCACGGATGTGGGATGTAGATAGTGGCCAGCTCTTTCTTTTTCCTGCATTATGCACCAGTTCACCTGCAGAATAAAGGGTAAACCATCACATATACTGTATCCAACAGTTTTATTAAACCCTTAAGgattgaacaaaagaaaaaccttCTGAATATAATCAGTCAACGAGTCATAAACCACCCACTGAGAAGATGATTGGGAGTAGAAAGCGGCAGTTTCTTCAAGCATAGCCTGTacaaaattttcataatatGATGTTGATCTGTTTTCGCCAATTTCCATAAAGATAGTCATGACATCTTGCAGCAGCTTTGGATCAATCTGCTTCCCATGACGCTCTTCATTAATCTGTAGCAAATATAAGTTAAACACAACTCCAAACATATGACTTAAGCTATTAAACCATTAGAAGCAAATAAACAAACCAAAGACATTGCTGCTGCCTGAATTCTACCATGCAACACGTTGAAGAcctgaaagaaaaagagaattaCTTCTGGCATCCAATCAGTTCAATTTAGACTACAGGAAAGAGAAGGAATGTATGCAGAGTTATGCTATGCATCAACAAAAGGGAACTGCTTTAAAACGTATAAGAGTAAGTACTTACCATACTGCGGAAGCAATCAATAGAGGTCTCACCAAGTGAAACACCACAACAAAAACTGCTATAATAGCGGTCAAGATATTCAAAGAATCTACATAACCACTTAGCCATTAACTTGTAATTTGACCACATCAGCACAAGTTCCCTCAACAGAAGTTCATTTTCTTTGGCTGCTAAAGATGGGAGTACctaaaagagaagagaaaaattaGAAGAGAAATAGACAGGGGTCTCTTACTGCACAAGTGATAACCAGAGAAGTTGGCAAGACAACAATCAATATAAAGGTTGCTgaattattctttttatttttctgtctTTTTAATAAAGAAATTGCTACAAGAAAATAGTATCTATCCACATTTATTCTAATAGAAACTTCTGGAGCTTACTTTTTAATATGGCAATAGTACTCATGGACTCCACCAGCATCctaggtttttttattttattttatttttttataaatatcatCCTAGGTAATTAAGAACTAACTATTCAGCAACCTCACTGACAAGTTTCGAAAAGATAAAACAAAGGATCAAAGTTGATATTCCATACAAGTTGTTTAACTAAAGCTAATGCCTTGAATTTGGTGGGATTTTAAGCGATCCAAACTAATTAAAATTTAATGTGAATAGGAATCTTATatggagaaaagaagaaactacTCCTGAAGAACATAAAGCCAAATAATATTTACACCTATAATAACATGAATCAACTAGAAATAGAATACCACATACAGTGGAATTAATGGTCTCTTCCAAGCTCTTCTTAAATTTTTCGTGGAGCAACACCTTGTTGTCATCCCCAGGTTTATAGCACAAAGTATAAACACATCTAAAGAACGAGTCAAAGAAATATCCACCATTCAACCatcattttcaaattatattaaCTCCTTTGCATAAATGCATGCAACTATGTCCAGTAAACaggcacacacacacacacacattgctATGTGTCTGCATGATGGTTTACAACTTGCAGGCGATAAAGGATACGCATGGAACTTCATATATTCTTCAGAGGTGAACTTTGTGTCAGGATATCCTTCCACAATCCTCTTTGCTTTCTGAAACGCCTCTTCTATAATCACCAATCCTTCATCAAGTTGTATAAACTGCATCTTCGGCACTTCACTTCAATCTTCCAATACTTCAGAAATAACCCTGTCACAACAATCTGCATCAATCAAGCAAGATCTTAGTAAATTCCTTCACTTCACACTCTTCGGTCACTGGTCTTACATCATCATACAATACCAGAAACAAAAAATCACTCTACGCTtgtaaaaccaaagaaaaatccTCAGAACCGAAAccaccaacttttttttttcactaacaAGCGACAATAAAGCTCGGTATTCAAGATAACCCACTTCATTAGAGATTTCTAACCACATTCTACATGATCCCGTGTTCTTCACAGAAAAATCGTTCCGGAAATTTACAACCAAACTAAACCCGCATAGTtcaaccaaaaccctagaaacttCCAATTAGGGCATTTCA
Above is a genomic segment from Rosa chinensis cultivar Old Blush chromosome 3, RchiOBHm-V2, whole genome shotgun sequence containing:
- the LOC112193821 gene encoding cullin-1; amino-acid sequence: MQFIQLDEGLVIIEEAFQKAKRIVEGYPDTKFTSEEYMKFHACVYTLCYKPGDDNKVLLHEKFKKSLEETINSTVLPSLAAKENELLLRELVLMWSNYKLMAKWLCRFFEYLDRYYSSFCCGVSLGETSIDCFRSMVFNVLHGRIQAAAMSLINEERHGKQIDPKLLQDVMTIFMEIGENRSTSYYENFVQAMLEETAAFYSQSSSQWVVYDSLTDYIQKVNWCIMQEKERAGHYLHPTSVKKLIQVLQCQLLDMNALKLVEKLQSQNSSQLDYQEILSKCACLSIGEESSTPTLAEHLSALMAKSAHIH